Sequence from the Maribellus comscasis genome:
TATATTTTTGGAAAATGGCTATCAGAAAGCGGAAAAGAATTAAGAAATGTTCACAGTTTTGAAAAATATTTAAACGCCCCCGAAAATACAAAACCCGAAAAGTTACGTACCGAAATATACATCCCTGTTCAGTAAACACAGCAACAACAATTTTAAAATATTCAACATGAAAAAAATAGATTTCAAAAAAGAATACAAAGAACTGTTCCGTCAATCAGATAAAAAAGTATCGTATATTGTTTCACCTGAGTTAAATTACCTAACAATTGAAGGGAAAGGACATCCGGAGAAAAACACCGGATTTGAACAAAAAATCGGCGCACTTTACGGTGTTGCTTACACATTAAAATTCATGTTTAAGAATCCGGACTTTCAACCACCCGAATATTTTGACTTTGTAATTCCCCCAATGGAGACCTTCTGGTATATGAATGACTGTGATGGTTTTGATGTCAATCGCCCGAATGACTGGCGCTGGACATTGTTGCTGATGCAGGCAGGTTACATAACTCCCCCACACATTGAACACGCCAAAAATGAATTGATAAAAAAGGGAAAAACAAATGATTTTACAAAAGATTTACAACTCAAAAAAATAAAAGAAGAAAAGGCTGTTCAGCTTTTGCATATCGGGCCTTATAACCAGGTGGGCGAAACAGTGGAAAAACTGATGAAAGAGCTGGAATCAAAAGGGCTGGAACCTTACGGTAAATATCGGGAAATTTATTTAAATGATTCCCGCAGGGTTCCGCCTGAAAAGCTAAAGACCATTTGCCGCTTACCTTTCCGGGAGAGCCTTTGAAGACCATAAAAACACACTTCCCTAAAATCGCCCCAACACAAAGTAAATAAACAACTTACACTTCAATAAAAAAGCCATAAGTTTACATTTATTCAAAATCGTTCAACCTCTTAGCTTTCCATTTGTTTTAAAAGTGAAATTTTAATACAAATGGAATTTATCATTTCAAAATATACTCCGGGTAACCGTCCTGATGTTCAACTGCCTTCTTCAAAAATGTTTTCCATGTTAGGCGAGGAAGGAATTCGCGAATTGGTATTCGAGCATTATGATCTTCTTGCAAAAAGTTCAATAAAAGACCTTTTCCCCCAGGATAAAGCAGGTCTTGAGAAAGCAAAAAAAAATTCATCCGATTTTTTTATTCAGGTATGTGGCGGGCCAATGTATTTTACAAAACACCGGGGAAAACCCATGCTGTACAAACGGCACCTGCCCCATAAAATTACAGCTGAAGCACGGGAAGTTTGGCTCAATTGTTATAAAACAGCACTCGGGAAACGTAATTTACCGGAAGATGTTTTACAATCATTCTGGCATTATCTGGACATT
This genomic interval carries:
- a CDS encoding globin translates to MEFIISKYTPGNRPDVQLPSSKMFSMLGEEGIRELVFEHYDLLAKSSIKDLFPQDKAGLEKAKKNSSDFFIQVCGGPMYFTKHRGKPMLYKRHLPHKITAEAREVWLNCYKTALGKRNLPEDVLQSFWHYLDIFSIWMVNA
- a CDS encoding GyrI-like domain-containing protein, translated to MKKIDFKKEYKELFRQSDKKVSYIVSPELNYLTIEGKGHPEKNTGFEQKIGALYGVAYTLKFMFKNPDFQPPEYFDFVIPPMETFWYMNDCDGFDVNRPNDWRWTLLLMQAGYITPPHIEHAKNELIKKGKTNDFTKDLQLKKIKEEKAVQLLHIGPYNQVGETVEKLMKELESKGLEPYGKYREIYLNDSRRVPPEKLKTICRLPFRESL